In one window of Helianthus annuus cultivar XRQ/B chromosome 17, HanXRQr2.0-SUNRISE, whole genome shotgun sequence DNA:
- the LOC110921923 gene encoding malonyl-coenzyme A:anthocyanin 3-O-glucoside-6''-O-malonyltransferase, whose translation MSTEGDLTILEKCRISPPPHTVGERSLPLTSFDLPWLLFHAAVHQLFFYDFPHSKSHFIQTIVPNLKHSLSITLQHFFPFAGNMIIFPSENHSGVTQKPEILHVDGDAVALTFAECSLDFHDLKGNHPRDCNKFHPLVPQLESAFKVSDIVKIPVFSIQVTIFPNSGITIGLSNHHSLCDARTRYNFLMGWTSIAKHGSDELFLASGSLPFYDRVINYPDSLDEMLLSLPPIRNIDENYKVQQLVPQPDKVRSTIVLTRSQITWLKKWLLVQLPTLKYVSSFVVGCGFVWSCIAKSRILIEGKKGEYEVERFACMADWRSRLEPPVPPTYFGNCTGLCMAITKTTLITGSNGFPTAVDVLGTAIMQAVNNKEGFFEDMERSLEKGLKQAPTIGVAGTPKLNVYEVDFGWGRPKKYETVSLDFSDAISVNASEEASDDLEIGLCLPGKQMDAFITIYKNELESMLSDQF comes from the coding sequence ATGTCTACCGAGGGGGACTTGACCATTCTTGAAAAATGCCGAATTTCACCACCGCCCCACACCGTAGGCGAAAGATCACTGCCACTCACTTCCTTCGATTTGCCATGGTTACTCTTCCACGCAGCTGTTCACCAGCTTTTCTTTTATGATTTCCCACATTCCAAATCCCATTTCATCCAGACAATTGTTCCAAACCTCAAACACTCGTTGTCCATAACTCTTCAACACTTCTTTCCATTTGCAGGCAACATGATCATCTTTCCTAGCGAAAATCATTCGGGTGTCACTCAAAAACCCGAAATCCTTCATGTCGATGGCGATGCAGTCGCGCTTACGTTTGCTGAGTGTAGCCTTGATTTCCATGATCTCAAAGGAAATCATCCTAGAGATTGTAACAAGTTTCACCCTTTGGTGCCTCAACTTGAAAGCGCATTTAAAGTATCCGACATTGTGAAAATCCCAGTGTTTTCGATTCAAGTAACGATATTCCCTAATTCCGGAATTACCATCGGGCTCTCAAATCATCACTCACTTTGTGATGCAAGAACACGATATAATTTCTTGATGGGGTGGACATCGATTGCTAAACACGGCAGTGATGAGCTATTCTTAGCTAGTGGATCGTTGCCATTTTACGATAGAGTGATCAACTACCCTGATTCCTTAGATGAAATGCTTTTAAGTTTACCACCCATTCGAAATATTGATGAAAACTACAAGGTGCAGCAGCTTGTTCCCCAGCCCGATAAAGTTCGATCAACAATTGTCTTGACCCGCTCACAAATCACTTGGCTAAAGAAATGGCTGTTGGTTCAACTTCCGACACTAAAGTATGTCTCTTCGTTTGTTGTAGGATGTGGTTTTGTATGGAGTTGTATAGCCAAATCGCGTATCCTCATTGAAGGAAAAAAAGGTGAGTATGAGGTCGAACGGTTTGCGTGTATGGCTGATTGGAGGAGTCGTTTGGAACCCCCGGTTCCCCCAACTTATTTTGGCAATTGTACAGGGTTATGTATGGCTATAACAAAAACCACTTTAATAACAGGGAGCAATGGGTTTCCAACCGCGGTTGATGTACTAGGAACCGCTATAATGCAAGCCGTAAACAACAAGGAAGGGTTCTTTGAAGATATGGAGAGATCATTGGAGAAGGGACTTAAGCAAGCTCCAACGATTGGTGTTGCAGGAACACCAAAACTCAATGTTTACGAGGTTGATTTTGGGTGGGGGAGGCCCAAAAAGTATGAGACTGTATCGTTAGATTTCAGTGATGCGATATCTGTTAACGCAAGCGAAGAAGCATCAGATGATCTTGAAATTGGTTTGTGTCTTCCTGGTAAACAAATGGATGCTTTTATAACCATATACAAAAACGAATTAGAGAGCATGCTTTCTGATCAATTCTAA